The following are encoded in a window of Chryseobacterium sp. genomic DNA:
- a CDS encoding DUF1003 domain-containing protein — MKVKERAAEKITVLEGIANGVMWWIGSIPSLIVHTLLFITAFLLPIFGVVEFDKMLLVLTTVLSLEAIYLAIFIQMSVNKSSEHIEVLRDDVMEIQEDIEDIQEDIEEISEDIEEISDDIEDIQEDIEDIAEDEDEEDPLERAKNVMLKSHVTTNKTAIKTLRDKIRELEEQIESLKNEP; from the coding sequence ATGAAAGTTAAGGAAAGAGCTGCTGAGAAAATCACGGTATTGGAAGGTATTGCAAACGGAGTGATGTGGTGGATCGGGTCCATACCCTCGCTCATTGTTCATACTTTACTTTTCATCACGGCCTTCCTTTTGCCAATCTTTGGAGTGGTGGAGTTTGACAAAATGCTGCTTGTTCTCACCACTGTACTTTCACTGGAGGCCATCTATCTGGCTATCTTTATCCAGATGTCTGTAAATAAGAGTTCAGAACATATTGAGGTGCTCCGTGACGACGTAATGGAAATCCAGGAGGATATTGAGGATATCCAGGAAGATATTGAAGAAATTTCGGAAGATATCGAGGAGATAAGCGACGATATTGAGGACATTCAGGAGGACATTGAAGATATAGCCGAGGATGAAGATGAGGAGGACCCACTGGAACGTGCAAAAAATGTAATGCTGAAAAGCCATGTTACCACCAACAAGACGGCTATAAAAACGCTGCGCGATAAGATCAGGGAGTTGGAAGAGCAGATTGAAAGCTTAAAGAACGAGCCATAG
- a CDS encoding TIGR02757 family protein: MKLSELKDFLDRKADRYNHPDFIENDPIQIPHRFSLKQDVEIAGFLTATISWGNRKSILNSADKILSYMDGSPYDFVINHTEEDLRHFMSKSVHRTFNGDDLAQFIRNLARLYRKSDTLENHFLLHTGESDFYHSLERFRNEFLGNGVHRASKHVSSTYKNSSAKRLMMYLRWMVRQDNRKVDFGLWTRLNPAHLSVPLDVHTGNTGRQLQLISRKQNDWKAVAEMDITLRKLDSEDPARYDFALFGMGVNGEF, encoded by the coding sequence ATGAAATTAAGTGAACTAAAGGATTTCCTGGACCGGAAAGCCGACCGGTATAACCATCCGGACTTTATAGAGAATGATCCCATACAGATTCCGCACCGGTTTTCGCTGAAACAGGATGTTGAAATTGCGGGATTTCTGACGGCCACAATTTCATGGGGCAACCGCAAATCCATACTGAATTCCGCCGATAAGATCTTATCCTATATGGATGGTTCTCCCTATGATTTTGTGATCAATCATACCGAGGAAGACCTTCGGCATTTTATGTCAAAAAGTGTTCACCGTACGTTCAACGGCGATGATCTTGCGCAGTTTATCCGCAACCTTGCGCGGCTTTACCGCAAATCGGACACTCTGGAAAATCATTTTCTGCTGCACACCGGCGAATCCGACTTTTATCACAGTCTGGAACGCTTTCGTAATGAATTCCTGGGAAACGGGGTGCACCGTGCTTCCAAGCATGTAAGTTCCACCTATAAAAATTCGTCAGCAAAGCGCCTTATGATGTACCTTCGCTGGATGGTAAGGCAGGATAACCGGAAGGTGGATTTTGGTCTGTGGACGCGCCTTAATCCCGCGCATCTGTCAGTTCCGCTGGATGTGCATACCGGGAATACAGGCAGGCAGCTTCAGCTGATTTCGCGGAAGCAGAATGACTGGAAAGCGGTGGCAGAAATGGATATTACGCTGCGAAAGCTGGACAGTGAAGATCCGGCGCGTTATGATTTCGCCCTCTTCGGCATGGGCGTAAACGGTGAATTTTAA
- a CDS encoding glycoside hydrolase family 10 protein, whose translation MNIRHIKLSLFCAFAAVSSCATQQTEISAHSPAATTTGTVRNIPVRTVPQAAPAAVVLPEVKREFRGAWIATVANINWPTRNNLSDEQQKAEAIRLLDLLHNLNFNAVIFQARPSADALYKSSYEPWSYFLTGQTGKAPGYDPLEFWISESHKRGMELHVWLNPYRAFHTTGGAVTSESMVKKMPSEIVKLRNGTYWFDPSNPKTQDHVSNVVKDIVRRYDIDGLHFDDYFYPYREYNGGKDFPDDKSWNVYLASGGTLSRADWRRGNVNKFIKRIYDEIKAEKNHVKFGISPFGIWKPGYPAGITGSSQYDELYADAKLWLNEGWIDYFSPQLYWKEEGPQRFSSLLKWWDSENLRKRHLWPGLNTVGIKGVTDKSAEIVSQIKTSRTILKESDGEIHYSVAGLLQNPQMVSALKNGPYRDKALVPRTPWLKTNLLEKPRLTYSNGGNTARVEWSASDLQKVKRWVLYARYGDQWETEILDVADRSKTLAVSKSGKKLQAVTVRAVDRLGNESAYEIKTVN comes from the coding sequence ATGAATATCCGACATATTAAACTTTCTCTTTTCTGCGCTTTCGCCGCGGTATCTTCGTGTGCAACGCAGCAAACTGAAATAAGTGCACATTCACCTGCCGCCACCACAACCGGAACTGTGAGGAATATTCCGGTGAGGACGGTACCTCAGGCAGCTCCGGCGGCCGTGGTTCTGCCGGAAGTTAAACGCGAGTTCCGCGGTGCCTGGATTGCCACGGTGGCCAATATCAACTGGCCTACACGTAATAACCTGAGTGACGAACAGCAGAAAGCGGAAGCCATCCGCCTGCTTGATTTGCTGCACAACCTGAACTTCAACGCCGTTATCTTTCAGGCGAGGCCTTCAGCAGATGCACTGTACAAAAGTTCCTATGAACCGTGGTCCTACTTCCTTACCGGGCAAACCGGAAAAGCTCCCGGCTATGATCCCCTGGAATTCTGGATCTCCGAATCGCATAAAAGAGGTATGGAGCTGCATGTCTGGCTGAATCCCTACCGGGCCTTCCACACTACGGGCGGTGCTGTGACCTCCGAGTCGATGGTGAAGAAAATGCCGTCCGAGATTGTAAAACTCAGAAACGGAACCTACTGGTTCGATCCTTCCAACCCGAAAACGCAGGACCATGTTTCCAATGTGGTAAAAGACATTGTAAGGAGATACGATATAGACGGACTGCATTTCGACGATTATTTTTATCCTTACCGCGAGTATAACGGTGGCAAGGATTTTCCTGATGACAAGTCCTGGAATGTTTATCTTGCTTCAGGCGGTACACTGTCACGTGCCGACTGGCGGCGCGGAAATGTAAATAAGTTTATCAAGCGGATCTATGATGAGATTAAGGCCGAAAAAAACCATGTGAAATTCGGGATTTCACCCTTCGGCATCTGGAAACCTGGTTACCCGGCAGGTATCACAGGATCCTCACAGTATGATGAGCTTTATGCTGATGCCAAACTGTGGCTTAACGAGGGTTGGATAGACTATTTTTCGCCGCAGCTGTACTGGAAAGAGGAGGGGCCGCAGCGTTTCAGTTCACTGTTGAAATGGTGGGATTCCGAAAACTTACGGAAGCGCCATCTTTGGCCGGGCCTTAATACGGTCGGTATTAAGGGTGTAACCGATAAGTCGGCTGAAATTGTGAGCCAGATAAAAACCTCGCGGACCATCCTGAAGGAAAGCGACGGAGAGATACATTACAGTGTAGCCGGTTTGCTGCAGAATCCGCAGATGGTCAGTGCGCTGAAAAACGGGCCTTACCGTGACAAAGCGCTGGTTCCGCGCACGCCCTGGCTAAAAACAAACCTCCTGGAGAAGCCCAGGCTTACCTACTCAAACGGAGGTAATACCGCCAGGGTGGAGTGGTCTGCCAGTGACCTGCAAAAAGTTAAACGTTGGGTACTGTATGCACGGTACGGTGATCAGTGGGAGACAGAGATCCTGGATGTCGCAGACCGTTCAAAAACGTTGGCAGTAAGCAAGTCCGGAAAGAAGCTGCAGGCGGTCACTGTCCGGGCTGTAGACCGCCTGGGTAATGAAAGTGCTTACGAAATAAAAACAGTAAATTAA